AGTTTGATCCTAGCTATTGCGCCACAGTCGGCGTGGACCTGAGCGCAGTGGCCCTGAACATAGACCCAGTCACGCCTGTCATCCTCACCGTCATCGACTTGGGAGGTCAGGAGGACTTCTCGGCTCTGAGGACACAGTACTACCGAGGCGCTCACTATGCCCTGTTAGTCTTCGATTTGGGGTCCAGAACCACTCTTGAACACCTGTCAGACTGGTATCGAGGAATGAACTCCACACTGACTGTGACAGAGAAGAGACAGATACCGGGCATGGTGGTGGGCAACAAGGCAGACGGAGAGAGACCGCGACAGGTCGACAGGTCGGAGGGAGAACAATTCGCCAGCAGCATCGGCTGGCCCTACATAGAGACCAGCGCAAAGACCGGTGCCAATGTCGACAGACTGTTCATGGATACCGCCCAGACCCTCTACAGACTATATCCACCCATTCCCC
This genomic window from Candidatus Thorarchaeota archaeon contains:
- a CDS encoding GTP-binding protein, which gives rise to MPVYKCLLVGDANVGKSSLMRRILLGEFDPSYCATVGVDLSAVALNIDPVTPVILTVIDLGGQEDFSALRTQYYRGAHYALLVFDLGSRTTLEHLSDWYRGMNSTLTVTEKRQIPGMVVGNKADGERPRQVDRSEGEQFASSIGWPYIETSAKTGANVDRLFMDTAQTLYRLYPPIPRSQAPEQ